TTGGAGCCTGGGTCGAGGATGTCCAGTGCGATGTGGATCGGTGTTTGTGGTGGCATTTCCACCATGCCTTCGAGGTCGCCATTGAGGTACTCGCCGGGCTTGAAGCGACGGCTGGCGATCAAGTGGCCGTTGAGGTCGGCAAAACGCAGTTCCAGCAGCGGGAACGGCTGGGAGAAGGGCGCTCGGTTGTAAATGATCGCATCGACCACCAGTGCGCCACTGAAATCCGGGTGGCTGCGGACCACCAGGTTGCTGCTCTTGATTTTTGCGATGTCGACCTTCGATGGCACGGTGCAACCGATTTGCGGGCACAGTTGCTGGAACCATGGGCGGTACTGGTCCTGGCGCGCCAGCTCGTCGAAGTGATAGGCGACGTACTGGCCAACCAATGCACCGGCGCCCAGCAGGATCAGGATCAGCCAGAAGAGGCGACGACCCCAGGGAGAGCGGCGTTTCTGCCAGTCCAGTTGCAGCGGGTCGTCGGTCAGGTCCTGCAAGACCTCGGCGCGAACGCCCGGCTCGTTGCGTTCGCGTCGCTTGCGCAAGGGGGCGATGGAAGTCAGGTCGTCCTCGACGGCCTCGGTGGCAGTCGCTGAAAGGCGTTCGTGATGCGCTGGGGTGTTGAGCGGATCTTGCAGGCGAAGTTGCGGTAGCGGCGGTTCGTCGTCCAGCTCTACGGGCTCCAGAGAGAGCGATGGCTCAGTGCGCGAGAGAATGCTGCCCGGTTCGCTCACCGGCTCGTCGGCGTCGAGATCTTCCAGTGTGTCGAGCTTGTCGAGGTCATCAAGGTCCTCGACCGCTTGTGCCCGGTCGGTCGCCGATTCGCTGAAGAGGCTGTCGGAGGCCCAGGGTTCTTCATCGGTTTCAGCGCTGTCGCGGCGCGCGCTCAGCGTGTCTTCGCGGTGCTTGCCGAACTCGGTGATCGGCTGGATCTCCCGTTGTTCGAGTCGGGCGAGTTCTTCATCCAGATCAAGACTGTCCAGGTCCAGCTCGGTCGCGCTCCATTGCTTTTGGCTGATGGCTCGCGGCTCGGCGGGCGCCGGCGCTTCGAAATATGCCGGGGCAACAGGAGCGACGGGCTCCTTGCCTGCCTGCTCAAGCAGTTGTTTGGCAGCGTTGAACACCTGCAGGCAGGAGCCGCAGCGAACGACGCCACGAGCCACGCTCAATTGAGCATGGCTGACGCGGAAGCTGGTTTGGCAATGCGGGCACTGGGTGACGAAGCTGTCGGTCATGCGGCGATCCGGTCTATGCAGACGTTCATTCTAGCGCCGACGGCCGGTAATGCGCACCCAGCCATCGCGATTGGCAATCGGATCCAGATCGAAGTCGTTGGCGTAGGCCGCTGCGACCTCGTCACCTTGCTCGGCGAGGATGCCCGACAGGGCCAGGCGACCACCCGGCTTGACCAGGCCAGACAGTTGCGGTGCCAGGGAAACCAGCGGGCCGGCGAGAATGTTCGCCACCAGCACGTCGGCCTGAACCTGTGGCATATCCTCTGGCAGATACAGCGGGAACAGCTCTTCGGCGATGTTGTTGCGTCCGGCGTTGTCGCGGGAGGCCTCCAGGGCCTGCACGTCGATGTCGGTGCCCACTGCGTGTTTGGCGCCGAGCAGCAGGGCGGCAATGGCGAGGATGCCCGAGCCGCAACCGAAGTCGAGGACGTTGCAGTCCTCGAGGTCCTGGCCATCGAGCCATTCCAGGCACAGGGCGGTGGTCGGGTGGGTGCCGGTGCCGAACGCCAGGCCCGGATCGAGCAGCAGGTTCACTGCATCAGGCTCGGGAGCCGCGTGCCAGCTCGGTACGATCCACAGGCGCTGGCCGAAGCGCATCGGCTGGAAACCATCCATCCAGCTGCGTTCCCAGTCCTGGTCTTCGATCACTTCGCTGTGATGCTCGGGCAGCGGGCTGCCGGTCAGCAATTCCAGATGGGCCAGTACCGGGCCGGGCTCGGTGCCGCCCTCGAACAGAGCCAGCAGGTGAGTGTGCGACCACAGTGGGGTGGTGTTGAGTTCCGGCTCGAAGATCGGCTGATCTTCGGCGTCCATGAAGGTCACCGACACGGCGCCCACTTCAAGGAAAGCGTCTTCGTAGGTTTCGGCTTGTTCTGGGCTGATGGCGAGACGGACTTGCAGCCAAGGCATGGCGGGCACCTTTGAAAAATATTGATTGCAGCCTGACGGGCTGCGAGAAGCAGGCAAGTTTACGCCAGCGCGCGTAAGAAGACGACAAGGGCGATACTTTGTGGGGGCAAAGCTTGCTCGCGATGACGGTGGCATAGCCAGCATGGATGTGACTGACAAACCGCTATCGCGAGCAAGCTTTGCTCCCACAAAAGAGCGGAGGAGGGGGCATAAACAACAAAGCCGCCCGAAGGCGGCCTTGTCATGTGCCGGTAGAAGCTTAGTGCTTCTCGCCAGCCAGCTTGTGCTCGAGGTAGTGAATGTTCACGCCCCCTTTGCAGAAGCCTTCGTCGCGGGTCAGGTCGCGGTGCAGCGGGATGTTGGTCTTGATCCCGTCGACCACGATCTCGTCCAGCGCATTGCGCATGCGCGCCATGGCTTCGTCACGGGTTGCGCCGTAGGTGATCAGCTTGCCGATCAACGAGTCGTAGTTCGGCGGAACGGCATAACCACTGTACAGGTGCGAATCGACGCGAACGCCGTTACCGCCTGGGGCGTGGAAATGCTTGACCGTGCCCGGGCTCGGCATGAAGGTTTTCGGGTCTTCGGCGTTGATCCGGCATTCCAGTGCGTGACCGCGGATGACCACGTCATCCTGGGTGAACGACAGCTTGTTGCCGGCGGCGATGCTGAGCATCTCCTTGACGATGTCGATGCCGGTGACCATTTCCGAAACCGGGTGCTCCACCTGAACACGGGTGTTCATTTCGATGAAGTAGAAGCGACCGTTCTCGTACAGGAACTCGAACGTGCCGGCGCCACGGTAGCCGATGTCGATGCACGCCTTGACGCAGCGAGCGAGGACTTCCTGGCGGGCATTCTCGTCGATGCCCGGTGCCGGCGCTTCTTCGAGAACCTTCTGGTGACGACGTTGCAGCGAGCAATCGCGGTCGCCCAGATGGATGGCGTTGCCCTGGCCGTCGGACAGTACCTGGACTTCGACGTGACGCGGGTTGGTCAGGAATTTTTCCAGATAGACCATCGGGTTGCCGAACGCTGCACCCGCTTCGGAGCGGGTCAGTTTCGCCGAGGCGATCAGGTCTTCTTCCTTGTGCACCACGCGCATGCCGCGACCACCGCCGCCGCCAGCGGCCTTGATGATCACCGGATAACCGACTTCACGACCGATGCGCAGAGCGGTTTCTTCGTCTTCCGGCAGCGGGCCGTCGGAACCTGGAACAGTCGGTACGCCAGCGGCGATCATCGCGTGCTTGGCCGAAACCTTGTCGCCCATCAGGCGGATGGTTTCGGCTTTCGGACCGATGAAGGCGAAGCCGGAGTTCTCGACCTGCTCGGCGAAGTCGGCGTTTTCCGCAAGGAAGCCGTAGCCTGGGTGAATGGCGGTGGCGCCGGTCACTTCAGCGGCGGCGATGATGGCCGGGATGTGCAGGTAGGATTGCGCGGCAGAAGCCGGGCCGATGCAGACGGACTCGTCTGCCAGACCCAGGTGCATCAGCTCTTTGTCGGCCTTGGAGTAAACGGCGACGGTCTTGATGCCCATCTCTTTGCAGGCACGCAGAATCCGCAGGGCGATCTCACCGCGGTTAGCGATCAGAACTTTTTCCAACTTCGCAGTCATCAAAGGCTCTCCGCGGTTCAAACGATGGTGAACAGCGGTTGGTCGAACTCAACCGGCTGGCCATCTTCAACGAGGATGGATTCGATCACACCGCTGGTTTCAGCTTCGATGTGGTTCATCATCTTCATGGCTTCGACGATGCACAGGGTGTCGCCTTTCTTCACGGTCTGGCCGACTTCAACGAAGGCTGGCGAGGTTGGCGAAGACTTGCGATAGAAAGTACCCACCATCGGCGAACGGGCAACGGTGCCGTTCAGTGCTGGCGCGGCGGCGGCAGCAGGGGCGGCAGCGGCAGCCGGAGCGGCGGCAGGCGCGGCAGCCGGGGCAGGCATTGGAGCCGGTGCGTAGTACTGCTGAGCCGGAGTCTTGCTGTTACGGCTGATACGTACGGACTCTTCGCCTTCCTTGATCTCGAGCTCGTCGATGCCGGACTCTTCCAGCAATTCGATCAGTTTCTTAACTTTA
This genomic interval from Pseudomonas putida contains the following:
- the prmA gene encoding 50S ribosomal protein L11 methyltransferase translates to MPWLQVRLAISPEQAETYEDAFLEVGAVSVTFMDAEDQPIFEPELNTTPLWSHTHLLALFEGGTEPGPVLAHLELLTGSPLPEHHSEVIEDQDWERSWMDGFQPMRFGQRLWIVPSWHAAPEPDAVNLLLDPGLAFGTGTHPTTALCLEWLDGQDLEDCNVLDFGCGSGILAIAALLLGAKHAVGTDIDVQALEASRDNAGRNNIAEELFPLYLPEDMPQVQADVLVANILAGPLVSLAPQLSGLVKPGGRLALSGILAEQGDEVAAAYANDFDLDPIANRDGWVRITGRRR
- the accC gene encoding acetyl-CoA carboxylase biotin carboxylase subunit: MTAKLEKVLIANRGEIALRILRACKEMGIKTVAVYSKADKELMHLGLADESVCIGPASAAQSYLHIPAIIAAAEVTGATAIHPGYGFLAENADFAEQVENSGFAFIGPKAETIRLMGDKVSAKHAMIAAGVPTVPGSDGPLPEDEETALRIGREVGYPVIIKAAGGGGGRGMRVVHKEEDLIASAKLTRSEAGAAFGNPMVYLEKFLTNPRHVEVQVLSDGQGNAIHLGDRDCSLQRRHQKVLEEAPAPGIDENARQEVLARCVKACIDIGYRGAGTFEFLYENGRFYFIEMNTRVQVEHPVSEMVTGIDIVKEMLSIAAGNKLSFTQDDVVIRGHALECRINAEDPKTFMPSPGTVKHFHAPGGNGVRVDSHLYSGYAVPPNYDSLIGKLITYGATRDEAMARMRNALDEIVVDGIKTNIPLHRDLTRDEGFCKGGVNIHYLEHKLAGEKH
- a CDS encoding DUF3426 domain-containing protein, which produces MTDSFVTQCPHCQTSFRVSHAQLSVARGVVRCGSCLQVFNAAKQLLEQAGKEPVAPVAPAYFEAPAPAEPRAISQKQWSATELDLDSLDLDEELARLEQREIQPITEFGKHREDTLSARRDSAETDEEPWASDSLFSESATDRAQAVEDLDDLDKLDTLEDLDADEPVSEPGSILSRTEPSLSLEPVELDDEPPLPQLRLQDPLNTPAHHERLSATATEAVEDDLTSIAPLRKRRERNEPGVRAEVLQDLTDDPLQLDWQKRRSPWGRRLFWLILILLGAGALVGQYVAYHFDELARQDQYRPWFQQLCPQIGCTVPSKVDIAKIKSSNLVVRSHPDFSGALVVDAIIYNRAPFSQPFPLLELRFADLNGHLIASRRFKPGEYLNGDLEGMVEMPPQTPIHIALDILDPGSKAVNYSLSFHSPE
- the accB gene encoding acetyl-CoA carboxylase biotin carboxyl carrier protein, with amino-acid sequence MDIRKVKKLIELLEESGIDELEIKEGEESVRISRNSKTPAQQYYAPAPMPAPAAAPAAAPAAAAAPAAAAAPALNGTVARSPMVGTFYRKSSPTSPAFVEVGQTVKKGDTLCIVEAMKMMNHIEAETSGVIESILVEDGQPVEFDQPLFTIV